One window of the Agrobacterium larrymoorei genome contains the following:
- a CDS encoding phosphopantetheine-binding protein, with product MTELKAILENVLGDEAGGIEPGDNLFGHGLHSLMLMRLIPPISRIAGRRLDYDELARQPTLAAWQALIERSLTEH from the coding sequence ATGACAGAGCTCAAGGCCATTCTCGAAAACGTTCTGGGCGATGAGGCTGGCGGCATCGAGCCGGGTGACAATCTGTTCGGCCACGGGCTTCATTCACTGATGCTGATGCGTCTCATCCCACCAATATCCCGCATCGCCGGGCGGCGGCTCGATTATGACGAGCTTGCCCGGCAACCGACGCTTGCCGCATGGCAGGCTTTGATCGAACGCTCGCTCACGGAGCATTGA
- a CDS encoding condensation domain-containing protein codes for MAADSSRMLSRRIEAGHETENSAPPSPYEERVWFEQFQDPDQVFRHLLTYRIGEECDLLRLTQALNTLCESWPELRARFNFGEEGVLTKSIEPHSPSLVQLLHVPSKGEALTLLHDLQARPFDAEIDPPFQAVVLLSEGDILLGVLVHALLCEVLSPDILLDGITAAYARQTLQPLARRKVEHGGIDPVPLIWLHPPSSGATVVALRQNKLGRPTSHSHGVDLPASLLDLESPTTPNALLARLGARFALYLAADGGLNIVTLRIQPFAAAGLSVEAGSRVSIIRGQSQEQAENAVLAGLEGRSDDQDAIATLTLHPLAPPGEPVPEHGLQFEPLHLPSLQSGLGLTLAVGPTVAGDIRLELTGGKEMSPHATAFLLERFVSQLEGAADFAGFAQRERDAAALPILQAAGGSEDDTAAIILAEFREALASPDMQPEDDFFDFGGHSLIATRIIGRLLANHGIELRFNDLFSYPTAASLAKQATRLDAKAPALGEPTASGSLTAPLSLAQMSLWKAYAAFGFGDIFNIPFALDFLDPVDEHAFQCAFLDIIERHPGLRTQFCVEGDTVIQRIVPMHDLPDYKWFWTSEESEGVDRHAEAGWRFDLSSELPMRLRFLRNPQTGRQVLSFLFHHIVLDEWSVNLMMDELTEAYKARAAGRAPVFATEPQPFHEFARKQVASGLNTDHLSYWTDMLRDAPKSLSIGGKGGVPDESSHDEAPAGGWIELKLEKHVSDGLYAIAKQNSASLFNVVYAAIAASLRHLGGLNDLVIGTSASGRTDSRYFDTIGYFTTVVAHRVRFEDNMTVGALISTVKNTINTSLDHSEIPIDLVEEALGMTPGRDHLFEVFIQIHAKNKLNGTLMTPDGKPVEFRQIDPDKHESMLGLQFEVMEETIGGERSIRVLMSYRSDRYGPDDVERLRSTTSDIFNRFAEPGASGRLLTTLT; via the coding sequence ATGGCAGCAGACTCGAGTCGGATGCTCTCACGCCGCATTGAGGCAGGCCACGAAACGGAAAACTCGGCCCCGCCGAGCCCCTATGAGGAACGTGTCTGGTTCGAGCAGTTTCAGGATCCCGATCAGGTCTTCCGGCATCTTCTTACCTATCGCATCGGCGAGGAATGCGATCTGCTGCGCCTGACGCAAGCTCTCAACACGCTGTGCGAGAGCTGGCCTGAACTGCGGGCCCGTTTCAACTTCGGTGAGGAAGGCGTTCTGACCAAGAGTATCGAACCCCACTCCCCGTCTCTCGTGCAACTTCTGCATGTTCCTTCCAAGGGCGAGGCGCTGACCCTGTTGCACGATCTCCAGGCGCGGCCTTTCGATGCCGAGATCGATCCACCGTTTCAGGCCGTCGTGCTTCTGAGCGAAGGCGACATCCTGCTTGGCGTTCTTGTTCACGCCCTGCTTTGCGAAGTCCTCTCGCCGGATATTCTGCTGGACGGCATCACTGCTGCCTATGCGCGGCAGACGCTGCAGCCGCTTGCCCGCCGCAAGGTCGAGCACGGCGGCATCGATCCGGTTCCGCTGATCTGGCTGCATCCGCCATCCTCCGGTGCGACGGTGGTGGCACTGCGGCAGAACAAGCTCGGCAGACCGACAAGCCACAGTCATGGCGTTGACCTTCCCGCGAGCCTTCTCGACCTTGAAAGCCCGACCACGCCGAATGCGCTTCTGGCACGTCTGGGTGCGCGCTTCGCCCTTTATCTCGCCGCCGATGGTGGCCTCAACATTGTAACGCTCCGTATCCAACCCTTTGCCGCCGCAGGATTATCGGTAGAAGCTGGGTCGCGGGTATCGATCATTCGCGGCCAGTCGCAGGAGCAGGCGGAAAACGCCGTCTTGGCGGGGCTGGAAGGACGAAGCGACGATCAAGATGCCATCGCTACTCTGACATTGCATCCACTGGCACCTCCCGGCGAGCCGGTACCGGAGCACGGATTGCAATTCGAGCCCCTGCATCTGCCCTCGCTGCAATCCGGTCTTGGCCTCACGCTTGCCGTTGGCCCAACAGTGGCAGGCGATATCCGCCTCGAACTGACGGGTGGGAAGGAAATGTCGCCGCATGCAACGGCCTTCTTGCTGGAGCGTTTCGTCAGTCAACTCGAAGGCGCAGCGGATTTTGCCGGTTTCGCCCAACGCGAGAGGGATGCGGCGGCACTGCCAATCTTGCAAGCCGCTGGTGGGAGCGAAGACGACACCGCCGCGATCATACTAGCAGAATTTCGCGAAGCACTTGCCTCTCCTGATATGCAGCCGGAGGATGACTTCTTCGATTTCGGCGGCCATTCCCTGATCGCGACGCGCATCATCGGTCGCCTCCTCGCCAATCACGGCATCGAACTGCGTTTCAACGATCTCTTCAGCTACCCGACCGCCGCTTCGCTTGCCAAACAGGCAACACGCCTCGATGCAAAAGCACCGGCGCTGGGAGAACCGACAGCAAGTGGTTCACTGACCGCACCGCTGTCGCTTGCGCAGATGTCGCTATGGAAGGCTTACGCCGCCTTTGGCTTTGGCGACATCTTCAACATCCCCTTTGCGCTCGATTTTCTCGACCCCGTGGATGAGCACGCCTTCCAATGCGCCTTCCTCGACATCATCGAGCGCCATCCCGGCTTGCGAACGCAGTTTTGCGTTGAGGGTGATACCGTTATCCAGAGGATCGTGCCGATGCATGATCTGCCGGATTACAAATGGTTCTGGACCAGCGAGGAGAGTGAGGGCGTGGATCGGCATGCGGAGGCCGGCTGGCGCTTCGATCTCTCCAGCGAACTGCCAATGCGGCTGCGCTTCCTCAGGAACCCACAGACGGGCAGGCAAGTGCTCTCCTTCCTCTTCCACCATATCGTGCTGGACGAATGGTCGGTGAACCTGATGATGGATGAGCTGACAGAGGCCTACAAGGCCAGGGCCGCAGGCAGGGCTCCCGTCTTTGCGACCGAACCGCAGCCTTTCCATGAGTTCGCCAGAAAACAGGTGGCCTCCGGCCTTAACACCGACCATCTTTCCTATTGGACCGACATGCTGCGCGATGCTCCTAAGAGCCTCAGCATCGGTGGCAAGGGCGGCGTGCCGGATGAGTCTTCGCATGACGAAGCGCCAGCGGGCGGCTGGATCGAGCTCAAGCTGGAAAAGCATGTCAGCGACGGGCTGTACGCTATAGCAAAGCAGAACAGCGCCTCGCTGTTCAACGTGGTCTATGCCGCAATTGCCGCATCGCTTCGTCATCTCGGCGGCCTGAACGACCTCGTCATCGGCACCTCGGCATCGGGCCGTACCGATAGCCGCTACTTCGATACGATCGGCTATTTCACCACAGTCGTCGCCCATCGTGTGCGGTTTGAGGACAACATGACGGTCGGCGCGCTGATTTCGACGGTGAAGAACACCATCAATACCTCGCTGGACCACAGCGAAATCCCCATCGATCTTGTTGAGGAGGCGCTGGGCATGACACCCGGTCGTGACCATCTCTTCGAGGTCTTCATTCAGATCCACGCCAAGAACAAGCTGAACGGCACGCTGATGACACCGGACGGCAAGCCGGTGGAGTTCCGCCAGATCGATCCCGACAAGCACGAATCCATGCTGGGTCTGCAATTCGAGGTCATGGAGGAAACAATCGGTGGCGAAAGGTCGATCCGCGTGCTGATGAGCTACCGCTCCGACCGATACGGCCCCGACGACGTAGAACGTTTGCGCAGCACGACCAGCGACATCTTCAACCGTTTCGCCGAACCCGGTGCCTCGGGTCGTCTGCTGACGACGCTCACCTGA
- a CDS encoding ABC transporter ATP-binding protein, whose amino-acid sequence MYPVLDAMDLHASYGHVSVLRGLSARFRNGHVTALVGPNGCGKSTLLKTIMGFLPLSSGTITLEGRSIREIGRRHLARRIAYLPQECHCPDYMTLGELIELAGYARYGLASGPTERDRVLFAEALKTVGLEDKARAQVNTLSGGQRQRAFIAMVLAQDTDVILMDEPVNHLDMKYQYAVLGLVRELTDRHGKTVIVVLHDLNLASTFADDVIMLKAGRVLASGPVAATITPANVSDVFDLQADIFSRQGRLICVPRLERQEQAISA is encoded by the coding sequence TTGTATCCGGTGCTTGACGCCATGGACCTTCATGCCAGCTACGGACATGTTTCCGTCCTGCGCGGGCTCTCCGCCCGCTTTCGCAACGGCCATGTTACGGCGTTGGTCGGACCCAATGGTTGCGGCAAGTCCACCCTGTTGAAAACCATCATGGGTTTCCTGCCTTTGTCATCCGGTACAATCACGCTAGAGGGTCGCTCGATCCGCGAGATCGGACGCCGGCATCTGGCACGGCGTATCGCCTATCTGCCGCAGGAGTGCCACTGCCCAGACTATATGACGCTCGGAGAACTGATCGAACTTGCCGGATATGCGCGCTACGGTCTCGCGAGCGGACCCACCGAGCGCGACCGTGTTCTGTTTGCCGAGGCGCTGAAAACCGTCGGGCTGGAAGACAAGGCACGTGCGCAGGTCAACACGCTTTCCGGCGGCCAGCGCCAGCGCGCTTTCATCGCCATGGTGCTGGCGCAGGATACGGATGTGATCTTGATGGACGAGCCGGTCAACCATCTCGACATGAAATATCAATACGCCGTTCTTGGACTGGTGCGCGAATTGACGGACAGGCACGGCAAGACCGTGATCGTCGTGCTGCACGATCTCAACCTCGCCTCCACCTTCGCCGATGACGTCATCATGCTGAAGGCAGGCCGCGTTCTGGCATCCGGACCGGTGGCCGCGACCATCACGCCCGCCAATGTCTCCGACGTCTTCGATCTTCAGGCCGATATTTTCTCCCGTCAGGGGCGGCTCATCTGCGTGCCCCGGCTCGAGCGGCAGGAACAGGCGATTTCCGCATGA
- a CDS encoding siderophore-interacting protein has translation MSILETIDPEVPDRTPKRHRHTVKLRALTVSRVEKLSPSMVRIILTGAELEGFTSLGFDDHVKMFFARPGETEPSLPVIGPNGIEFPEGAPRPLARDYTPRSFDVEKGELAIDFAIHHDGPASNWARFAKAGDKAWIAGPRGSFTVPFTFDWHLLIADDTGLPALARRLEEMPAGSRVVALIEVESDADRQDLVTTADASIIWVTKTAGDRPDHDALVDALSRLDLPQGDFFSWVACESKVAKTLRTLLIDERGANPKWTRASGYWRRGASGVHDHFDE, from the coding sequence ATGAGCATATTAGAAACGATCGATCCCGAAGTTCCGGACCGCACACCCAAACGACATCGTCACACGGTGAAGCTGAGGGCGCTGACCGTCTCGCGGGTGGAAAAACTCAGCCCCTCCATGGTGCGCATCATCCTGACAGGAGCGGAACTGGAAGGCTTCACCAGCCTCGGCTTTGACGACCATGTCAAAATGTTCTTTGCCCGGCCCGGCGAAACCGAACCGAGCCTGCCGGTGATCGGCCCGAATGGCATCGAGTTTCCTGAAGGCGCGCCGCGCCCGCTGGCGCGTGACTATACGCCGCGAAGCTTCGACGTCGAGAAGGGCGAACTCGCCATAGACTTCGCCATCCACCACGATGGCCCCGCCAGCAACTGGGCGAGGTTTGCCAAGGCGGGCGACAAGGCCTGGATAGCCGGGCCGCGCGGCTCCTTCACCGTGCCGTTTACCTTCGACTGGCATCTGCTGATCGCCGACGATACCGGCCTTCCCGCGCTCGCGCGGCGGCTTGAGGAAATGCCAGCGGGAAGCCGCGTTGTGGCGCTGATCGAGGTAGAGAGCGACGCCGACCGGCAGGACCTTGTTACCACGGCGGATGCGTCGATCATCTGGGTCACGAAGACGGCGGGCGACCGACCGGATCATGATGCGTTGGTGGATGCACTCAGCAGACTTGACCTGCCGCAGGGTGATTTCTTCAGCTGGGTCGCCTGCGAATCCAAGGTCGCCAAGACACTGCGTACCCTTCTGATCGATGAGCGCGGCGCAAATCCCAAATGGACACGCGCCTCGGGTTACTGGCGCCGGGGCGCCAGCGGCGTTCACGATCATTTCGATGAGTGA
- a CDS encoding ABC transporter substrate-binding protein, which produces MRTAILIAALLAAGTTVAAERTVTDAAGRSVSIPDNPQRIVVMHEPLLGVPLMDLGAHVVGAYGRNSDGTFATAVDFVDTVLGEGHTKPKGFGAVGQIDLEKLRALQPDLIVATEMDNGKASQLSTVAPVYLQKASAGKAYGFSVEKDLADLVGRSDVFAERREVYETKLAAVKQTLGDKAKDKTYLAILLTDQINAVGDMSGAVQALEDLGYKRLKIKAAAASGAMGSTLMMPLSPEAFGKLNPDLLVVMNSYTSPIRGEAGTRAALEKIIPGWERFVKPAREGRIVFLDSTKVTTPSIPSALHTLDEVESWAKSR; this is translated from the coding sequence ATGCGAACAGCAATCCTCATCGCCGCCCTTCTAGCTGCAGGCACCACCGTTGCCGCCGAGCGCACCGTCACCGACGCCGCCGGTCGCAGCGTTTCCATACCCGACAATCCGCAACGCATCGTCGTCATGCATGAGCCGCTGCTCGGCGTACCGCTGATGGATCTCGGGGCCCATGTAGTCGGCGCCTATGGCCGCAACAGCGATGGAACATTCGCCACCGCCGTCGATTTCGTCGATACGGTTCTTGGTGAAGGCCACACGAAACCGAAAGGCTTCGGCGCTGTCGGCCAGATCGACCTCGAAAAATTGCGGGCGCTGCAACCGGACCTGATCGTCGCCACAGAAATGGACAACGGCAAGGCCTCGCAGCTGTCCACCGTCGCGCCGGTCTATCTGCAAAAGGCAAGTGCCGGCAAAGCCTATGGCTTCAGCGTGGAGAAGGACCTAGCCGATCTGGTCGGCAGAAGCGATGTCTTCGCTGAACGGCGCGAGGTCTATGAAACGAAACTTGCGGCGGTCAAGCAAACACTGGGAGACAAGGCGAAGGACAAGACCTATCTGGCCATTCTGCTGACCGACCAGATCAATGCGGTGGGGGATATGTCCGGCGCGGTGCAGGCGCTGGAGGATCTCGGTTACAAGCGGCTGAAGATCAAGGCCGCCGCCGCGTCAGGCGCCATGGGGTCCACCCTGATGATGCCGCTCAGCCCCGAGGCTTTCGGCAAGCTCAATCCCGATCTGCTGGTGGTGATGAACAGCTATACCAGCCCTATCCGCGGCGAGGCCGGAACCCGAGCTGCATTGGAAAAGATCATTCCCGGCTGGGAGCGTTTCGTAAAGCCTGCACGCGAGGGCAGGATTGTTTTTCTCGATTCCACCAAAGTGACCACGCCTTCCATTCCAAGCGCGCTGCACACGCTGGACGAGGTGGAAAGCTGGGCGAAAAGCCGATAA
- a CDS encoding FecCD family ABC transporter permease, giving the protein MKRDVATDGKAVLRLHSGLQINIGNLKAGLALLLLALVLAALSVSLGNTDTGLMDLLRSFMGGQIADDQAYALWTVRLPRILLGFMAGWSVALAGAMLQSVARNPLADPGLFGLSQGSMTTIMLLLVLMPAAPKIMVALAAVGGGLAVAFLLIALVGRDRSSGLAILLMGIAIESALSSVSSVLLLYTPAETSLSLADWMAGSLFQANWQTIFVFAPLFAMSLVGFFLLGRALAVFDLGNEMAMALGETVQHSRPLVIVFAVLLSASSVTAVGPLTFLGVIAPHLASFISPAVGRAKLLLSALTGGILVVTADTLSRGLLADTPMPIGLALTLIGVPLFILTLRLQSLRRTNSH; this is encoded by the coding sequence ATGAAACGGGACGTCGCGACCGATGGCAAAGCGGTGCTGAGACTGCATAGCGGTCTCCAGATCAATATCGGCAACCTGAAAGCAGGCCTCGCACTGCTCTTGCTGGCGCTGGTGCTTGCGGCCCTCTCGGTCAGTCTCGGCAATACGGACACGGGGCTTATGGATCTGCTGCGCAGCTTTATGGGCGGGCAAATCGCTGACGATCAGGCCTATGCGTTATGGACGGTGCGATTGCCGCGTATCCTGCTTGGCTTCATGGCCGGCTGGAGCGTGGCGCTGGCAGGGGCGATGCTGCAATCCGTCGCCCGCAATCCACTGGCCGATCCAGGTCTCTTCGGCTTGAGCCAGGGCTCGATGACGACGATCATGCTGCTTCTGGTGTTGATGCCTGCCGCACCGAAAATAATGGTTGCGCTTGCGGCGGTCGGAGGCGGACTGGCGGTAGCCTTTCTGCTGATCGCGCTCGTCGGGCGTGACCGTTCAAGCGGGCTTGCCATCCTCCTGATGGGGATTGCCATCGAATCCGCGCTTTCCTCCGTCTCGTCCGTGCTTCTGCTTTACACGCCGGCGGAAACCTCCCTGTCATTGGCGGACTGGATGGCCGGTTCGCTGTTTCAGGCGAACTGGCAGACCATATTCGTCTTCGCCCCGCTTTTCGCCATGAGCCTCGTCGGCTTTTTCCTGCTGGGCCGAGCACTTGCGGTCTTCGACCTCGGCAACGAGATGGCCATGGCGCTGGGAGAAACCGTCCAGCATTCGCGCCCGCTCGTCATCGTCTTCGCCGTCCTTCTCAGCGCCTCCTCGGTGACGGCCGTGGGTCCACTGACCTTTCTCGGCGTCATTGCCCCGCATCTTGCCAGCTTCATTTCACCCGCCGTCGGCCGCGCCAAGCTTCTCCTTTCGGCACTCACCGGCGGCATCCTGGTGGTGACCGCCGATACGCTGTCCCGCGGGCTATTGGCCGACACGCCGATGCCGATCGGCCTCGCGCTGACGCTGATCGGCGTGCCGCTTTTCATCCTGACGCTGCGCCTCCAGTCGTTGCGCAGAACCAACAGCCATTAA
- a CDS encoding NtaA/DmoA family FMN-dependent monooxygenase (This protein belongs to a clade of FMN-dependent monooxygenases, within a broader family of flavin-dependent oxidoreductases, the luciferase-like monooxygenase (LMM) family, some of whose members use coenzyme F420 rather than FMN.), whose amino-acid sequence MSAAAKLHVGMSLAPTWLSGEAWRRADSGIDGLFSSDYFVDLAKRAEAAHVDFVFRPDTLFLRMEGLESGGGFASLDPTLLLAAIARETSHVGLLSTVSTTFLPPYVVARQLQSLNWLSNGRAGWNIVTALDGHENFGLKQMPSPQERYERAAEFTEVVKALWASFPHEALMLDRDSGRFADPALVHPVSHEGRHFSVKGPLNLPAHASRIPLVQAGASPEGRDFASLVADAVFASTPDMQAAIELRADLRRRAQEHGRNPDGVKLMPGLSLYLADTASEAMELFAETHARANRARIFTSIRDMTGLDLSDWPLTRVLTASDLPPPLEAPRSRTHANLLRRLIEREALTVQDLLRRPEVMGSGHWQIIGTVDDAVATIRHWTHAGAIDGFVAVPGGSVASMRLVLEQLLPALAGVGLFRSAYSGSTFAEHLAE is encoded by the coding sequence ATGTCAGCCGCAGCCAAGCTCCATGTCGGCATGTCGCTAGCGCCAACATGGCTCAGCGGCGAGGCATGGCGCCGGGCGGATAGTGGAATCGACGGGCTGTTTTCCAGCGATTATTTCGTCGATCTGGCCAAGCGTGCGGAAGCGGCGCATGTGGATTTCGTCTTCCGTCCGGATACGTTGTTCCTGCGCATGGAGGGTCTGGAAAGCGGCGGTGGATTTGCCAGCCTCGATCCCACCCTTCTTCTTGCGGCGATTGCTCGCGAGACCAGCCATGTCGGGCTGTTGTCCACCGTCTCGACCACCTTTCTGCCGCCTTACGTCGTTGCCCGGCAACTCCAGTCGCTAAACTGGCTGAGCAATGGCAGGGCGGGATGGAACATCGTCACCGCCCTGGACGGTCACGAAAATTTTGGCCTCAAGCAGATGCCCTCACCTCAGGAACGCTATGAGCGTGCCGCCGAATTCACCGAAGTGGTGAAAGCGCTCTGGGCGAGCTTCCCGCACGAGGCGCTGATGCTCGATCGGGACAGCGGGCGTTTTGCCGATCCCGCTCTGGTTCATCCGGTGTCCCATGAGGGCAGGCATTTCAGCGTCAAGGGCCCGCTCAACCTGCCTGCTCATGCCAGCCGCATTCCCTTGGTTCAGGCAGGAGCCTCACCGGAAGGTCGCGATTTCGCGTCATTGGTCGCCGATGCCGTGTTTGCCTCCACGCCCGATATGCAGGCGGCCATCGAACTGAGGGCCGATTTGCGCCGACGGGCTCAGGAGCACGGCCGCAACCCGGATGGGGTGAAGCTGATGCCCGGTCTCAGCCTTTATCTTGCCGACACCGCCAGTGAGGCGATGGAGCTTTTCGCCGAGACCCATGCCCGCGCCAACCGCGCGCGCATCTTTACTTCAATCCGGGACATGACAGGCCTTGACCTGTCTGATTGGCCGCTGACGCGGGTTCTTACCGCTTCCGACCTGCCGCCACCGCTGGAAGCACCGAGAAGTCGCACGCATGCAAACCTGTTACGGCGGCTGATAGAGCGCGAAGCGCTGACCGTCCAAGATCTGCTGCGGCGTCCGGAAGTTATGGGGTCGGGGCACTGGCAGATCATCGGTACGGTCGATGACGCCGTTGCAACGATCCGTCATTGGACGCATGCCGGCGCGATAGACGGATTCGTCGCGGTGCCGGGTGGTTCCGTCGCCTCGATGCGGCTGGTGCTGGAACAGTTGCTGCCCGCTCTCGCGGGCGTCGGGCTTTTTCGCTCTGCCTATTCCGGCAGTACCTTCGCGGAGCATTTGGCCGAATAG
- a CDS encoding condensation domain-containing protein produces the protein MAQMNTADGWLPLTQPQLDFWEEFSFHPDEPVSTVAHYIDLSGAVNETALIAAITRTVRESDVLSIRFRLGEDGETPQQCCDPAHAPQVMLVDLSAEPSPFDEALRRMNADVEARLDLRADRLSAQVLYRIADDRYLWYIRAHHIVVDGYGLTLVEQRCGQLYGHYCGTGEPGPDFHSFASFLAEEESYRNSRRFEKDRDFWTAYLSGSADLPVLDKDCEDYGGGDLHGDAALPAGFSARLQQMAVRLEIGWPDLLVLLCGLYLHRVLPRPDREVLTVWLPFMSRWGSVGAHMPAMLVNILPFHLAIARGESVGAFLARNAADLRRQRLHGRYRIEQIAADRQIPKGRRFFFSPLINVLPFSAPVFAGLDVTRHILANGPGDGFNLTFRGEDDGSDLNLHIDADSALTEADDFARYCEELPQFIDAMLREEAMILAAQEASSTARQAVR, from the coding sequence ATGGCGCAAATGAATACCGCCGATGGCTGGCTTCCGCTGACCCAGCCCCAACTCGATTTCTGGGAAGAGTTTTCCTTCCATCCCGACGAGCCGGTCTCCACCGTCGCTCATTACATCGATCTTTCCGGTGCCGTGAACGAAACTGCGCTCATTGCGGCGATCACGCGCACCGTGCGCGAATCCGACGTTCTGTCGATCCGCTTTCGCCTCGGCGAGGATGGCGAGACGCCGCAGCAATGCTGCGATCCCGCTCATGCGCCGCAGGTGATGCTTGTCGATCTTTCCGCCGAGCCCTCACCCTTCGATGAAGCGCTGCGCCGAATGAACGCCGACGTGGAAGCCAGACTCGATCTTCGCGCCGACCGGCTCTCCGCCCAGGTGCTCTACCGCATCGCGGATGATCGCTATCTCTGGTACATCCGCGCCCATCATATCGTTGTGGATGGATATGGTCTGACACTGGTCGAGCAGCGCTGCGGCCAGCTTTACGGGCATTATTGCGGTACCGGCGAGCCGGGGCCGGACTTCCATTCCTTCGCCAGCTTCCTCGCTGAAGAGGAGTCCTACAGAAACAGCCGCCGTTTCGAGAAGGACCGCGATTTCTGGACTGCCTATCTTTCCGGCTCCGCCGATCTACCGGTTCTCGACAAGGATTGCGAGGACTATGGTGGCGGTGACCTACATGGGGATGCTGCCCTGCCGGCGGGCTTCAGTGCGCGACTGCAGCAGATGGCCGTCCGGCTGGAGATCGGCTGGCCGGATCTTCTTGTTCTGCTCTGTGGCCTTTATCTTCACCGCGTTCTCCCACGCCCGGATCGGGAGGTGTTGACTGTCTGGCTGCCATTCATGAGCCGCTGGGGCAGTGTGGGGGCGCATATGCCGGCCATGCTGGTCAACATTCTGCCTTTCCATCTTGCCATTGCGCGGGGGGAGAGTGTCGGCGCCTTTCTGGCGCGCAATGCAGCCGATCTTCGTCGGCAGCGCCTGCATGGCCGCTACCGCATCGAACAGATCGCCGCCGACCGGCAAATTCCGAAGGGCCGGCGGTTTTTCTTTTCGCCGCTCATCAATGTGCTGCCGTTCAGCGCGCCGGTCTTTGCCGGGCTCGATGTCACGCGGCATATTCTTGCCAATGGCCCGGGCGACGGCTTCAATCTCACCTTCCGCGGCGAGGATGACGGGAGCGACCTGAACCTTCACATCGATGCTGACTCTGCTTTGACAGAGGCAGACGATTTCGCCCGCTATTGCGAGGAACTGCCACAGTTTATCGACGCCATGCTGCGCGAAGAAGCTATGATCCTTGCCGCGCAGGAAGCGTCCTCGACCGCCCGGCAAGCGGTCCGGTAA
- a CDS encoding FecCD family ABC transporter permease — MRSKVMPIFAAAVLLAAILALSLVVMSGGMRFAEIVATLGRGEADSYEQSVLLYQHVPRLLIAIYVGATTAVSGCVLQGVVRNPLASPSTLGLNAGATLFVIAGVLVFDLSAELQGLAALAGAGFGFAACLLVARLAGRANDPRGLSLILSGALVSMLLIGMTNALLLSNPTRRAEFLSWVGGNINHVYAERLFDFWWIGGIALVILLALARPLTLVLLGAEKATSAGVNVTLVSRIALFAAMLASGSAVAICGPIGFVGLIVPHMIRPLLGVHFTLALPASALVGAGLCVLADLGAQTLFAPYVVNTGLFMDLLGGLVFIVIVKRFYLSPSTRGLA; from the coding sequence ATGAGGTCGAAGGTGATGCCGATTTTTGCCGCCGCAGTGCTGCTGGCCGCCATCCTCGCCCTCAGCCTCGTGGTGATGTCCGGCGGCATGAGGTTTGCCGAGATCGTGGCGACGCTTGGGCGTGGCGAGGCAGACAGCTATGAGCAGTCGGTGCTTCTCTACCAGCATGTGCCGCGGCTGCTGATCGCCATCTATGTCGGGGCGACGACAGCCGTCAGCGGCTGCGTTCTTCAGGGCGTCGTACGTAATCCGCTTGCTTCTCCCTCCACCCTTGGGCTGAATGCCGGAGCGACGCTGTTCGTCATTGCCGGGGTGCTGGTTTTCGACCTCTCTGCCGAATTGCAGGGCCTTGCCGCGCTCGCCGGTGCTGGTTTCGGTTTTGCCGCCTGTTTACTCGTTGCGCGGCTTGCCGGACGGGCAAACGACCCGCGGGGCCTGTCACTCATTCTTTCCGGTGCACTTGTCTCCATGCTGCTCATCGGCATGACCAATGCCCTGCTCCTTTCTAACCCCACACGCCGCGCCGAATTCCTGAGTTGGGTAGGCGGCAACATCAACCATGTCTATGCCGAGCGCCTGTTCGATTTCTGGTGGATCGGGGGAATCGCGCTTGTGATCCTGTTGGCACTCGCCCGACCGCTGACGCTCGTCCTGTTAGGCGCGGAAAAAGCCACCTCCGCCGGTGTGAACGTGACGCTGGTATCGCGCATCGCGCTTTTCGCTGCCATGCTTGCGTCCGGTTCTGCAGTTGCGATCTGCGGTCCGATTGGTTTCGTCGGGCTCATCGTGCCGCATATGATCCGGCCGCTGCTGGGTGTTCATTTCACCCTCGCGCTTCCTGCCTCCGCCCTTGTCGGCGCGGGGCTCTGCGTGCTGGCCGATCTTGGCGCGCAAACCCTGTTTGCACCCTATGTCGTCAATACCGGGCTCTTCATGGATTTGCTCGGCGGCCTCGTCTTCATCGTCATCGTCAAGCGCTTCTATCTCTCGCCCTCGACACGGGGTCTCGCATGA